The genomic segment ATAGTTGAACTGTGGATAGCTATAACCGGTGGGATCACTTTCTATATATTCCTGCCAGAGCAGCAGCTTGGTAACTCCGGTACGCTTAAGTTCTTTTTCATAATAGTCAAGACGGCTTTTTAGGTACTCAAACTTGTCTGCCTTGTAAGCAGGATTCCCTGCGTGGAACGACTTTTCCAACAGGGGATCCTCCTGTTTAAGAAGTTCTTCCGTATTGAAACCGCCGTCGGCCATCTTTTTGAGATAGGACTTCACCGTATTCTTGCTCATACCAAGGATGCGGGCGATTGTTTTTATCCCGCTACCGCTCTGGTACAATCTGATTAATTGCTTTATCTGACTCATTCGTTTTGGTTTTCCAGCCATCAGTGATCCAAATTGTTTGATCACTAAGTAACAAAAACTACTTGCTAAGGGGTCAGTATGCTCCAGCGAAATGAACTGAAAAATAAATTAGGGGGTCAACATGAGCCAGTATGGCAGTTGAATAACAGCTTTAAACGCAATATGCATCCCTAAATCTATTTCAATTTTGAGGGGTCAGCTTGTTCAAGTATATCCAGAAGTTTCCATTTTCGGCTATTCTAATAGGTTCAATGAGCTTATAACGCCGTTAGAATACGCAAATTTGGTGTACGATATGTTTGGTTCCTATTTAGTAGAAACCTTTAAAAAGATAACCAAGGCGGAGCTTGACAGTATTAAATCGCAAATGGACATTGATGCTATCAATCAATTTCCGTTCCCTGCATCCTTCGATGCTCAGCAGTATAGTGGTGATAACGGAAGAGTGGAAAAGCGGATGGTGAATTTTGTTGTGGATGAGACATCAGAGGCATTTATGTTTAGGGATAGGTATTTGGAGCATTATGGGCTTTAGTATAATTCCAAAACATATTATTATGAAAACAACAAGCATATACTAACTATAATAAATATTTAAGTGGATATTATTGGTCAAGTGATGTCCTTCCTTTTAAGGACAAATTATATAAATCAGGCGGGGTGATACAGGTCAAACCAAATCATCACTAGCAATCATTCTTCGTGGTGTCCAAAAATAAGCCATTAACATGGGTACCACAATGGACATCAGATGGTAATGGTTTTATATATCTTTAAATGAATTGAATATTAGTGAAGAAACGCCGAAAAGATATGAATTAAATTAAAAAAGCGTGCTTTAGCACGCTCTTTGTGATCCCGTTGGTACAGAACTCGAACTCTTTTCTGGAAGATTTAAGACGATTAAACCAACTTAAAGACAGTCCGTACCAATCTGATATATTCGTGGAAAAGATTAATAAAACTAAAGAATCCATATCTACCATTAAAGGGAGAAAATTTAAAAGGTAATATCCTCAGCTATATTATTTTGAATTTTTCATAGCTTTCAACTTTTTTAATTTCAAATAATTCCAGTAGTTTTTTTCTTATAGCATTGTCAGTTTTTTGATTTTTGTCCTGTTTACTTAGAACTAAGTCGATTGAAATTTGAAAATCTGAATTTTCGTCTTTAGATTTCACATAATCAGGAAAGCCAAGATTAATTATTGCAAAGCCTTCAATACCACTATAATTCAGTTTATATCTAAATTTTACTGCGCCAAATATTAATTTGGGAAAGTATTCGACCTTATTAAGTAATATGTGGTTCTGTAGCCCTTTTCCATTCAGTTTTAAATTGTCTATTTCATCTAAAAATATCTTTACATCGTTATGGCTTTCAACATTCTCATCTAAATAAACATCAATGTCAGTTATAGATTTGAATTCGAGATAAATATTGAAGTCACTTGCAAAGGAATAGAAAAATTTAATTCTTGAAGAATTATCAAAATGATTAAATTTAACGGTAATAATATCATCATTTGAACTGACTATTGATTTTTGAAAGAGCTTTTCTTTCACCACATTCATAATCAAATTATTGACTTCAAAAGTCTCTTTTGATGTTGAGTTTTGTTGTACTGAAATCTGAATGTCCTGTTCAGAAACTTTCTTCAGTGTTATCGCTCCGTTGTGATAGGTTTTATTATTTGTCCAATCACTAAGTAGGTTCTCTCGTTCTATCTGATATTCAAATATTGCAGTGTTTTCGTCTTCGAAATAGAAAGTTGGATTACCAATGATTTTATAATTTGGTTTGTATGTATGTTTGTCAACAATTAGAGTATGCAAGTCAATTGCAGTATCAAAAATATCTGTAAAATCAAAGTCTGAATTGCATTTGATTGAAGAAGTCCTATATTTTATACTTTCTTCTTTCGTTTTTTGCGTGTCGTATAAAACAGAATAATCCCTCGGACTTATAACACTTTTCATTAACAATGGAACAGAGTTATTCTTCTCGTTATGACCAAGAAACACTCCTTTTTCTCTCATAAGAAAGTTTATGTTTGCGTTTGTGACATTAGATTTAACAAGTAGCTGTCTTATATAATCTCCTTGAGGTAAAATATCTTTATTCATATCATTAATTTCTAAAATCAGACGGGAACTTCTTTATTTCTAAATTTTCACCGAGCTTATACATCGGAAATTTTACAAGCTTTTCTTTCACAATATTTTCATTTGTCAAATAATCATACGTCTTATAGCTCAAGATTATTTTATCAACTGCATTTAAATGGTCAAATGATTTTGCAAAATTTAAAAGTTGTACAAATTGTTCTTCTTCGAAGTCATCATTTATGAATATACTTAATGTAATTCTGTTGTTCTTTGCTGTCCTTAGTGCAATTATGTCGGAGTATAAATAGTTTAAAGGAAAGATTTTTCCATAAGAGTTTTCTTGAATGGAAGTGAAGTTTAGACCACTATTGTGGTAGACAAAATCAACATTATCGTTCCCAAATATTTCTTTTGTTCTAAAGATACTCTCATATAAGAAATTGACTTTGCTATTGTCCAATAGTATTATTTTATCAAAAACTAAGTCCGTATCAATTTGAATGTTATCAACCTTTGAGACTAAATCAAAATTCAAATCACTTGTATTTGACAACCAAACTAAAATGCCGAAAATTTCTGTTTTGTTAACACCTGTAAAATTCTGATTTATATTGTTTTTTAATTTAGAGTTGTAAAAACACTCTAAAGTCTGAGCTAAATCTTTTATGTGGGATTTGAACAGGGTTGACGGATATTTGGGGTATTCACCTCCTACATACTTAGATGAAATAATGCCGATGTCAAGACTATAGTCTTCTAATGGACTTTTATAGCTAATCAGCCCGTCTATTCCGTGAGACGATTTGTTTGATTCTGCATATTTGTCTTTATGTTTAAAGCCCTTAATACAGTCGATTGAAGGGTTTTCTATTAAAGAGTTGAAGTTCAAGATATTTTCAAAAATAAATTTGACTATATATTCGCCCTTTTCTCCAATGGATTTCGACCATTCTCCCATATTTAATTTGTTGGTTTTAAAAGTTACATACGGTTTGATAACGTTTTTACAGATTAAAAGAAATCAGTAAAAACGGCTGAAACAAAAAATATTGACAATATAGATAAAAATATCATAAAAATGATGTTGTCAAAGCGTAAACAAGGAATAAGATGCTCATTTAATCTTTAATTATCTTCCCTGACTTCGACCTGTCTCATGAAAGAAACCCATTGTTAAGGACAATATTTGTGTCTAGATAGTGATACTGTTCAATTTAAAAAAACCTTAGCTATGAGACATCCTTTGAACAATATTGTGGCTGAAATACAAAAGCAAGAAAGAAAATTGTCAGCCGAAACATCCAGTTTCATTGACGAGGTATACAAGATGACGGTTTACCTCCAAGAGCTATTAAGTACTGTCAAAGATGACGTAATAAAAGACGGCTTTTCAAGTAAGGATGAGGAAATACATTTTTTCAAACAGGTAAAGCCGAATATCCTCGGAAAACTTATCTATTACAATAAGGTGTACCGCATTGAAACGTCATGCCCCGTGGGTAATGGACACTTGTATCAAAACTATTTCGCTCTGCAACTGCGTGACTTAAAACAGGAGTACCAAGAGCATATCTGCAATTCTGAATTTTACAGGTACTTCCGTTCCGGCAGAACCGACCGTGACGGGCATTATTTCACGTTGGGAAACATTAATTATTATGATGGGCTGAACAGCTTTGTATTTGAAATCGACCCCAAATTTTCGACCTACTTTGATTACAAAGTGGCAAAAATCATAGCCAACGAATTAATCTATAACTATCTGACGACAAAGCTAAGCCCCGAACAAAACCCCGATGTACTGCTACAACACGGAGAAACAAAAGACTTCTTTTGGACACAGACAAAAAATGCCCTTATCGAATTGATTTATGCACTCTACGCCTGCGATGCCATTTCGCACGGGAAAATAGGCATCCGCAAAATCAGCATGGTATTCCAAATCCTGTTCCGTATCTCGCTGAACGACATCCATAACAGCTTCCACCGGATGAAAACCCGTGCAGGCTCACGAACGTTGTTTTTAGACCAACTCAAATACAGCTTAGAGGAATATATGGACAGGGAAGACAACTTGTAATTTTGTCTTCTCTTTCCATCAAAAAGGACAGCATCAATCGGTGCTGTCCTTTTTTTGCCCGTTTGCCTATATGTGTCTATCAGCAAATCCATTGATTTGGATGCCGACCAATTAACCAAAAGTGCGAAAAAACCCTAAAAACGGCACTTTACTTGAATTGTAAAAAAATGAAAAAAAATGCCTTTTTGATAGACACGTATCGGACGACAGCCTCCGCCAATCACTCCAATTTTGTGGTGTTAGAAATCATTAAAAGTATTGCTATGAACATTGACAGAATGGAATTTATCGCATGGATGGAACGTATTATGGAGCGTTTCGATATTTTGAAAGAGTACGTCCTAAACATCAAGAAAGAACGGCACAGCATAGACGGCGAGGAATTACTGGACAACCAAGACCTGCTCCTCATGCTGAAAATCAGCCACCGCTCTCTGCAACGATACCGCTCCACGGGCAAGTTACCGTATTACACCATCAGCGGAAAACTGTACTACAAACTATCGGATGTACACCAGTTCATCAGGGAAAGTTTCAAAGCCCCTATACGGCGCACAAAAGAAAACCGATGACAAACCCTACCACGAAAAGACGGGTACGGCTATGCCGTACCTGCTTCATCTACTTTCGGACAATGTAAACTTTAAAAAATCAATATCATGAGCGAACAGACAAATGAAAATCCACAGCAATATCCCGAACAGCTTTCGGATGTGCTGTTGGTGATGGACAAGGAGAAAAAGAAAATCCAAGCCGTCACGGGTGTTGACGAAAACGGCAATCTGAAAACCGTTGATGCCACCAAGAAAAACCAAAGCCAATTTATGCGGGTGGACAGAGCCGGAGATTTGTTCACGAATTTCTTCTCCAACTTTTGGCGACAGCTTAAAGACCCGACCCATTTCTCGTTCTTCAAAGTACCTGCAAAGGAAGCGGTGGAAACCGCCAAAGAAATGCAGAAACAGGTCAATGCGCCCACCAAAGAGGGCGAGGCTGTCATGGCAAAGCATGAGGTCACAGAGCCAAAAGAGCAACAACAGGAAACCGAAAAGGATGTGGAAGCACCACAGGCGTCACCGGAAACACAGCAAGTACAGGAGAAAAACGAATACCGCTATAAGGCGGAAGATGTGGACTGGAATTATTTAGCGCAATTTGGGATAAACAAAGAGAGGCTTGAAAAGGACGGGCAGTTGGATTTGCTGTTAAAGGGCTATAAGACCAATAACGTATATCCCACAAGTGTCAATTTCGGTGCGGTTATCATGCGCTCGGATGCAAGGCTCGGTTTTCAAGACGGTGAAGACGGAAAACCTGTACTTATGATGTACGGTGTACGCCACGAACCCAACCTCAAAGCCCCTTTCTTTGGTCACGAGTTTACCAAAGAGGACAGGGAAAACCTGCTCAAAACCGGAAACATGGGGCGTGTGGTGGAACTGACCAACCGCAAGACAGGCGAAAAGATACCCTCCGTTATCAGTATCGACCACCTAACGAACGAGGTTATCGCATTCCGGCAGGACAGGATAAAAGTACCCGATGAGATTAAGGGCGTAAAACTGACCGAAGACCAAAAACGGGATTTGAAAGATGGGAAAGCCATTTATTTAGAGGGGTTGGATTTTAAGAACAGTACGAACAAAAATGCCCATGTGCAGTTCAACGCCGACAAAAAATATACGGAGTTTCTCTTTGGTGATAAAGCCCCCAAACAGACACAGGAAAACGACCCGAAATACTACCGTGGCAAAACGTTCTCCGATGAACAATACAAGCAACTCACCGAGGGCAAGACGATTTACGTTTCGGATTTCAAGGATGGAAAAGGAAACCCGTATAAAGGATATGTCACGCTTAACAAAGAGACGGGAAATTATGATTTCAGCTTTAAAAACCCCAATGCGTTGAAAAATAAGGCACAGCCTACCGAGGCGCACAAAACACAGGTTGCCGTAAACTCCAACGGGAAAACCAACGAGGCTACCAAGCACATCAACGAGCCTCTGAAACCGGAGCAACAAAAGCCGAAAAATCAAACACAACAGCAACGGCAGAATGAACACAACCGTCCGGCTAAATCCAGAGGGGTAAGGAGATAACACCATTAAAAAAACATTTCTCTTTGGAAATCCCCTCTCACAGAAAACGGAGGGGTTTCTCAAAGAGAAATCTAACATTCAACCATTCAAATGAGATAGTATTATGAAAGCAATCATTGCAGAAAAGCCAAGTGTGGCGAGGGAAATAGCTACCCTATTGGGAGCGACCGAAAAACGGGATGGCTACCTCGCAGGGAACGGCTATCAGGTTACGTGGGCATTGGGGCATTTGGTCGGACTGGCGATGCCCGAAGATTACGGGGTGTCGGGCTTCCAAAGGGAAGCCCTGCCCATATTGCCCGACCCTTTTATCCTTACGGTACGGAAGATAAAAAAGGACAAAAGTTATGTTCCCGATAACGGAGCGTTAAAACAGTTGAAGATTATCGAACAGGTCATCGGTAGATGCGATAGTATTATCGTGGCTACTGATGCCGGACGTGAGGGGGAACTCATCTTTAGGTACATCTATGAATACCTAAAATGCCGTAAACCCTTTGAACGTCTATGGATAAGCTCGCTCACAGAAAAGGCAATTAAACAGGGTTTTGACAACCTAAAAGCCGGAAGCGATTTTGATGGGCTATACAGAGCCGGACAAGGAAGGAGCAAAGCCGATTGGCTTGTGGGCATCAATGCCTCGCAGGCGTTGAGCATTTCGGCAGGGCGTGGCGTTTACTCGCTTGGTAGAGTACAAACACCAACGCTTGCCCTTATCTGTAAGCGGTATTTGGAAAACAAAGACTTTGCCGTCAAGAAATACTTTCAAATCCAGTTGGAACACCGTAAAGAATTTGTGGACTTTAAGAGCCTTTCTAAGACCAAATGGGATGACAAAAAACTCGCTGACGATACGCTGAAATCTATTCAGCGTAACGGAACAGCGACCGTTACGGCGGTGGAAACCAAAATGCTGTCGGAGCAACCGCCTTTGCTGTTCGACCTTACGGGATTGCAGAAAGAAGCAAACAAAAGGGCTTCCTACACTGCCGAAGAAACATTGAACATTGCCCAAAGTCTGTATGAAAAGAAGTTTATCACCTACCCCCGTACAGGGAGCAAGTACATCCTCGGAGGTATGTGGTCGGAAATCCCTGCACTGGTAAGAAATTTGGAAGCACGGGCTTCCTGCAAAAAAGCGGTCGGAAAAGTGAAATGGGGTCGTTTCAATAAGCGCATCGTGAATGACGTAAAGGTCACAGACCACCATGGTCTGCTGATTACCGAGAAAATCCCGTCCGAACTGTCCGCACACGAAAATGTTATCTATGATATGATTGCGCACCGCCTGTTGGAAGCCCTTTCACCTGCCTGTACCAAAGAAATAACCGACATCGGATTGCAGGCTTTACACTATGATTTCACACTGAAAGGATGTAAAGTTACCGAAGCCGGATGGCGTGGCATCAAAGAAAAATTTTTAGATGAGGACAGCGAGCCTGTGCAGGAACTGCCGGAATTAAAGGTCGGCGATGAGCTGAAAATCAAAGAGGCATCCGTACTGGAAAAGAAAACCAAACCGCCTGTGCTTTACACCGAGGCAGGTCTGTTGTCCGCAATGGAAAATGCCGGAAAGGAACCCCATAACGAGGACGAACGGAAAGCCCTAAAAGACATCGGTATCGGTACACCTGCTACAAGAGCCTCTATTATAGAAACGCTTTTTAAGAGGGATTACATTAGGCGTGAAAAGAAATCCCTTATTCCTACCCATAAGGGATTGCAGGTTTACGGGACTGTAAAGGACAAAAAGATTGCCGATGTAGCCATGACCGCCGAATGGGAAATGGCATTGCAGAAAATTGAAAACAACGAGGCGGATGCAGGTGTTTTTCACCGTGAAATGGAAGCCTATGCCACTTCCATTACACGGGAACTTTTGGACACGGGCATTGCCGATGAAAAGCAACCCGAACTGAACTGCCCTAAATGCAAGAGCCGTCAGCTATTGATTTGGAACAAGGTTGTAAAATGCCCCGATGAGGCTTGTGGTTGGCTTCAATTCCGTATTGTTTGCGGAGTGCCGTTAAGCCTTGCCGATATAGAAAGTCTTTTGACCAAAGGAAAGACCAACCTTATCAAAGGCATGAAAAGCAATTCGGGCAATAAATTCAATGCCTATATCGTCATGAACGATAAAGCCGAAACCTCCTTTGAGTTTGATAACAGGAAACCAAAAAGGAAATAAATGTTTTGTTTTTTGGACGGCATACAGCGTGAGGGATAGAAGCGACATCCTTTTGCGGTCCTCGCAGATCCGCAAAAGATATAGCGGATAGCCCGACCCGTCTGCATTTTTTTAGCCTGGGCATGGGTATAAAATGCAGACGGTGGCACGCCCAAAGCCTACTTTTCATCCTGCTCGTCCATTCTCCGTATAAGTTCCTCCCGAAGCGCATCAAGGAATTTAGTACGGTTCATCTTCCGGTTTCTCAGCTCCAAATAGGTCTGATAGAAATTGCCCAAGTCAATGCCAAAGGCACTTTCAAAATATTGGGCTACTTCCCTTATATCATTGTTCCCGTTGTCAAACACGTTTTGATAATGCAGGGCATAAATCAGTTCTATCAACGCCACTTTGCTACCTGTCCATTTCAGCTTCTTTTGGGCTTTCGATTTATTTTTTTTGAATTTGTGATACAACTGGTCTTCGATGTAGACCTGTATCAAATCGTTGGCTATTATCTTGGCGACCTTGTAGTCGTGAGAGGTTGAAAAGGACTGGTCGGACTGGAAATAATAGGTATCCAACCACAGCTTTATATCATGCCTGCCACGAACAAAATATTTCTCGTCAAGGAGCGAGTTATTGCTACGGTAATACTTGTAAAAATCAAGGTTGTTGTCAAAGAACCTCTTTAGCTTTTTCAGTTCTTTGTTGAGGTATTTCCTTATGGGCTTTGCACCATAGGGTTTCTTTGTCTCGATTTTGTAAATGGCGTTGTAGTAAATGAGTTTTGACAGGATTACGGGTTTCTGATATTTAAAAAATCTGATTTCTTCTTCGATGTTCTTAAATCCTCTTTTCAGAACATGTTCTTTTACTTCGGACAGGCATTCGAGAATGAGATGTATAACCGCTTCCATACGTTGTATGGAGCAATCGGCTTCAATTTCTAATTCATTGATTGCTGTTTCCAGTTTATGTAGGGTTTCATTATAGAATTTATTCATCTGTTTATTTTGAAATAGATGTTATTGGTTAATACAGAAAAGCTAACACTGTTCGTATTAGCTTATGATGCAATTACTGCTTAAAAAAATTCAACCTCTACCGTATTGATGATGGAACGATAGATAGATTTTTGTTGCATACTTTAAAGGGTTGTAGTATGATGCAGGTTAGTCTTTGCGAATTACACCTGCATCACCTCCTTTTTTTTACCGATATTTTTTTACGGTTATGCAGTTTACAACCCTTAGTTATTTAATTTTAATAAGTCAATGCCAGCCCCACACCAAAGCCCATATCGCTATCATAGTGGGTACGGATACCTATATTCTTATTAATGATATACCTAAGTTCTCCCATATACTCTAAGTCGGTATTCACCATAAAACCACCTCTTAGTCTTTTTGAAATTGGTATATCTTCACGCATTAACTGCAATCTCACAATTCCATCATGATATACTTCTGCCTGAAAATTGACGAGCATAGGTAACGTATACATAAACCCTAAACTGAACGCCCTGCGGGTATCTTTCTTGTTGGTTTGTCCAAATATGTTCTTTTCGTGTTCATCTTCTCCCATTTTACGGTAGCGGTAATCAAAACCTACAAAGGGCATGAACCATTGCATCTTTCCAATGTATCTACCTAAATGGGTTTCTACTTCATAACCGTGCATACTATTATAGCCTAAACGCCATTCTGTTCCTAATTGGTAGCGTGCATTCATTAGCATAGCTTCTCCATCATTACCATTGGTTGCAAAATCATTTTGTGCCATAAAATGAGGCATATTACTTTCTCTTTGCAATTCTTTATAGGCTTTTGCCTTGTCGGGTAGATAGGGGTTATTGTAGTCTCCAACTTCAAAGACCCTGTTCATTCCCGCCATCATGTGATATAATATATGGCAATGAAAGAACCAATCACCTTCCTCATTTGCTAAAAACTCAATGGTATCTGTTTCCATAGGCATGATATCCAACACATTTTTAAGCGGCGATTTTTCGCCTTTTCCGTTTATCACCCTGAAATCAAATCCGTGAAGATGCATTGGATGCCGCATCATTGAATTATTATAAATGGTAATCCGTAGAATTTCTCCTTTTTTTACAGGTATTTTGTCAGTTTCCGAAAGTATTTTATTATCCATGCTCCATACATAGCGGTTCATGTTGCCAGTAAGTGTGAATTTCAACTCTTTTACAGGCGCATCATTTGGAAGAGAGGTGTTATAAGGTGATTGCAACATAGCATAATTTAATGTTTTGATGTCTCCCAAGGCATTAGCGTTGTAACGGTTAGCGTCGTTATCCATATCCATACCCTCATGCTTACTGTGGTCTGCTTTTTTTGTTGCATCTCCGGTAATTTCGGGATACATCACTACATTCATGTCCATTTGGTTAAGGCTCATCTTCATGCCCATATCGTCCAAATCGCCATTCATTTTCATCATATCGTTCATCATCTTCATCCCCTCGAAATACTTCAATCGTGGGAGTGGAGAAATAAGCTGTTTGACCCCATCACCTATAAAGTAACTCGCAGATTGTGTCCTGTCTTCGGTTGTTGCTAAGAACTCGTAAGCCAAACCATCTTGAGGGATAGTCACTACAATATCGTAAGTTTCAGAAACGGCAATGATTAACCTGTCCACCTCTACAGGCTCAACATCATTCCCATCATTCGCTACTACTGTAATTTTTCCTCCAGCATACCGTAGCCAGAAATAGGAAGACGCCCCTCCATTGGAAACACGCAATCTGACTTTGTCGCCTGCTTTTAGCTTTTTACCATCAATTGTTTTCAAATCGGTGCTATGGCTACCATTTATTAGGATTTTATCATAGTAAACGTCACTGACATCCATCGCCAGCATCCGCTTCCACTCGTTTTTTACCTTTACCCCTAATTTTCCCTCCTTAATAGCTTCAACATATGATTGTGTTGCGCCTTTCTTAATGGCCGCCCAATCATTTGCATTGTGTAGCATACGGTTGATATTATCGGGGTTAAGATTTGTCCACTCACTTAATATAATTGGAACGGTCGGCAAATCGTCAATTCCTTTTCTGAATGTCTTATCATCGCTTCTTTTCTTCATGATAAAACTTCCGTACATGCCAATCTGCTCCTGCAATCCTGAGTGGGAATGGTACCAGTGCGTACCATGCTGGATAATCGGAAAACGGTAGGTGTAGGTTGTGCCCGGTGCGATGGGTTTTTGTGTAAGCCAGGGCACACCGTCTTCTTTATTGGGCAGGAACACGCCATGCCAGTGAAGTGATGTGCTTTCTTTCAATTGGTTGTGCACCACTATTTCGGCAGTGTCGCCCTCGGTAAAGGTAAGGGTGGGCATGGGGATTTGCCCGTTTACGGCAATTGCCCTTTTTTGCTTACCTGCATAGTTGACAAGCGTATCTTTTACATACAGCTCGTAATGCACCACTCTCTGTGCAAACAGCGTTTGCGTGCAAAGCAGTATCAGCACTGTTTGCAAAATTCTTATAGGTATTTTATTATATCTGTTCATGATTTGAAAAATTTTATTTAATGCTGTCTTCCATTGTGCTAAACCACGCTATCAAAACCTGCTTATCCTCCGGTGACAATACTGCATTGCGATGAATTAG from the Sphingobacterium thalpophilum genome contains:
- the gapS4b gene encoding GapS4b family protein, whose protein sequence is MNKDILPQGDYIRQLLVKSNVTNANINFLMREKGVFLGHNEKNNSVPLLMKSVISPRDYSVLYDTQKTKEESIKYRTSSIKCNSDFDFTDIFDTAIDLHTLIVDKHTYKPNYKIIGNPTFYFEDENTAIFEYQIERENLLSDWTNNKTYHNGAITLKKVSEQDIQISVQQNSTSKETFEVNNLIMNVVKEKLFQKSIVSSNDDIITVKFNHFDNSSRIKFFYSFASDFNIYLEFKSITDIDVYLDENVESHNDVKIFLDEIDNLKLNGKGLQNHILLNKVEYFPKLIFGAVKFRYKLNYSGIEGFAIINLGFPDYVKSKDENSDFQISIDLVLSKQDKNQKTDNAIRKKLLELFEIKKVESYEKFKII
- the gapS4a gene encoding GapS4a family protein; its protein translation is MGEWSKSIGEKGEYIVKFIFENILNFNSLIENPSIDCIKGFKHKDKYAESNKSSHGIDGLISYKSPLEDYSLDIGIISSKYVGGEYPKYPSTLFKSHIKDLAQTLECFYNSKLKNNINQNFTGVNKTEIFGILVWLSNTSDLNFDLVSKVDNIQIDTDLVFDKIILLDNSKVNFLYESIFRTKEIFGNDNVDFVYHNSGLNFTSIQENSYGKIFPLNYLYSDIIALRTAKNNRITLSIFINDDFEEEQFVQLLNFAKSFDHLNAVDKIILSYKTYDYLTNENIVKEKLVKFPMYKLGENLEIKKFPSDFRN
- a CDS encoding RteC domain-containing protein, with product MRHPLNNIVAEIQKQERKLSAETSSFIDEVYKMTVYLQELLSTVKDDVIKDGFSSKDEEIHFFKQVKPNILGKLIYYNKVYRIETSCPVGNGHLYQNYFALQLRDLKQEYQEHICNSEFYRYFRSGRTDRDGHYFTLGNINYYDGLNSFVFEIDPKFSTYFDYKVAKIIANELIYNYLTTKLSPEQNPDVLLQHGETKDFFWTQTKNALIELIYALYACDAISHGKIGIRKISMVFQILFRISLNDIHNSFHRMKTRAGSRTLFLDQLKYSLEEYMDREDNL
- a CDS encoding helix-turn-helix domain-containing protein, with the protein product MKKNAFLIDTYRTTASANHSNFVVLEIIKSIAMNIDRMEFIAWMERIMERFDILKEYVLNIKKERHSIDGEELLDNQDLLLMLKISHRSLQRYRSTGKLPYYTISGKLYYKLSDVHQFIRESFKAPIRRTKENR
- a CDS encoding DUF4099 domain-containing protein, which gives rise to MSEQTNENPQQYPEQLSDVLLVMDKEKKKIQAVTGVDENGNLKTVDATKKNQSQFMRVDRAGDLFTNFFSNFWRQLKDPTHFSFFKVPAKEAVETAKEMQKQVNAPTKEGEAVMAKHEVTEPKEQQQETEKDVEAPQASPETQQVQEKNEYRYKAEDVDWNYLAQFGINKERLEKDGQLDLLLKGYKTNNVYPTSVNFGAVIMRSDARLGFQDGEDGKPVLMMYGVRHEPNLKAPFFGHEFTKEDRENLLKTGNMGRVVELTNRKTGEKIPSVISIDHLTNEVIAFRQDRIKVPDEIKGVKLTEDQKRDLKDGKAIYLEGLDFKNSTNKNAHVQFNADKKYTEFLFGDKAPKQTQENDPKYYRGKTFSDEQYKQLTEGKTIYVSDFKDGKGNPYKGYVTLNKETGNYDFSFKNPNALKNKAQPTEAHKTQVAVNSNGKTNEATKHINEPLKPEQQKPKNQTQQQRQNEHNRPAKSRGVRR
- a CDS encoding type IA DNA topoisomerase — encoded protein: MKAIIAEKPSVAREIATLLGATEKRDGYLAGNGYQVTWALGHLVGLAMPEDYGVSGFQREALPILPDPFILTVRKIKKDKSYVPDNGALKQLKIIEQVIGRCDSIIVATDAGREGELIFRYIYEYLKCRKPFERLWISSLTEKAIKQGFDNLKAGSDFDGLYRAGQGRSKADWLVGINASQALSISAGRGVYSLGRVQTPTLALICKRYLENKDFAVKKYFQIQLEHRKEFVDFKSLSKTKWDDKKLADDTLKSIQRNGTATVTAVETKMLSEQPPLLFDLTGLQKEANKRASYTAEETLNIAQSLYEKKFITYPRTGSKYILGGMWSEIPALVRNLEARASCKKAVGKVKWGRFNKRIVNDVKVTDHHGLLITEKIPSELSAHENVIYDMIAHRLLEALSPACTKEITDIGLQALHYDFTLKGCKVTEAGWRGIKEKFLDEDSEPVQELPELKVGDELKIKEASVLEKKTKPPVLYTEAGLLSAMENAGKEPHNEDERKALKDIGIGTPATRASIIETLFKRDYIRREKKSLIPTHKGLQVYGTVKDKKIADVAMTAEWEMALQKIENNEADAGVFHREMEAYATSITRELLDTGIADEKQPELNCPKCKSRQLLIWNKVVKCPDEACGWLQFRIVCGVPLSLADIESLLTKGKTNLIKGMKSNSGNKFNAYIVMNDKAETSFEFDNRKPKRK
- a CDS encoding RteC domain-containing protein: MNKFYNETLHKLETAINELEIEADCSIQRMEAVIHLILECLSEVKEHVLKRGFKNIEEEIRFFKYQKPVILSKLIYYNAIYKIETKKPYGAKPIRKYLNKELKKLKRFFDNNLDFYKYYRSNNSLLDEKYFVRGRHDIKLWLDTYYFQSDQSFSTSHDYKVAKIIANDLIQVYIEDQLYHKFKKNKSKAQKKLKWTGSKVALIELIYALHYQNVFDNGNNDIREVAQYFESAFGIDLGNFYQTYLELRNRKMNRTKFLDALREELIRRMDEQDEK